The nucleotide window ACAATACGAATTTGCTACATTAGTTAAGCGCAAAAAGTCAACCTGCCGGGATAGCTCAGTTGGTAGAGCAGAGGACTGAAAATCCTCGTGTCACCAGTTCAAGTCTGGTTCCTGGCATTCGTCTAGATGAGTGTTTCCACGCTCCACCCTCATCTAGAGATCAGATATTCATCTAATTGAATAAAATTAAGCGCAGCTTAAGCTTCACTGCAAATGCTCAGTGTAGGGTCATCATAGATATTTTCTGATGCAAACTGCTCAAAGCATCGCAGTTGCGTCATTCCACAATCAGCTAGTCCAAATTTAGTCCAGATGAATTTTGAGCGACAACTTAATCAAGCTAACGGCAGACTCAAAGCTGCTAATGTCGGCGTTGCGCTCGAAGCGCGAGGTATATGGCTGTGTTTCCGTGCTAATACCTGCTAAGAATGTCTGGTTTAAACAACAAAATTGAGTAACCAACACAATAGATTGCTAGTAGTGTTGAGTCTTCAATCTTAAGGTAATTTAAATTTGATCGTACTCTAAATATTTTTGCTGGAGTTCTGCGGGTACGGGAACCGGACGCCTTGTCGTTAAGTCAATAAAACAACCTGTTTGTTCAGCTGTAGCCATAACAATACCATCTATAGCTATTTCAGCATTAACAAACCACTTGAATGCTTTTAGCTTACTAATCCACATTGTACCCATAGGCTTATCTGTCATAGTAATCGATTTTTTATAATCAATTTTAGTTTGGATTAGTAATGGAGCTATACCATTTTGTAATTGATCTGCAATAGATAAATGATTAACCAAAATTTCGCAGCGTAAATCTTCTAACCACCGAATAAATACAATATTACTAACAATCCCTGCAAAGTCTATATCGTAAGTTCTAACAACCAACGACAAAGAAGTCTCAAAGGGTAAAAGCTTTTCTTGATTCATAACTTAATATGTTAAATGCAATACAATTTCTTCGCTATATATCAGTATTTCCTGACGAGCAAGTTATGGCTTTTTAGCTTAAGCTTATTTGTAGGTGATGCGATCGCTATTTCAAACTATATATTTATTCTGCAAAAACTTAAATCAGTAAATAGATACCAAAAATAGAGCTACATCTATGTGAAGAAGTCTAGATGGCACTGGATACGACAAGTTCGCAGTTTTTCTTGGCGCATACTACATGTCAGAGGAACTCCGCAATACATTGCACGAGGTTTAGCTGCTGGCGTATTTGCTGGATTATTTCCCTTATTTGGGCTGCAAACCATCGTGGGAGTAGCATTAGCAACTTTACTAAAGGGTCATAAGCTAATGGCAGCAGCAGGTACCTGGATCAGTAACCCGCTGACTTATGTGCCTATTTTGCTGTTTAATTTTCAGATTGGACGTTGGCTGCTCAATTTTGATTTGACATTTACTACTGAAGCAATAGCAGATTGGCAGACATTTGTAGAGGTAGGGACTGAGTTTATAGTTGCACTGTTTACTGGCTGCTTTGTTGTTGGGTTACTCTGTGCGATCGCTTGTTATTTTGTTTCCATACCTCTAATCCGCTATTTACGTCGTTATACAATCAACCAACAGCTGAGAAAAAAAATACGTCACGAGCAGTTATCCTTTGGTGCTAAAAGGCTTTCCCTAAAAAAAACTAATCAAAAGCACGTAGATAAATAAATGAATTTAATAGCTATAATAAATTCATTTTATTAGTTACCAAGTAAAATTATTTTAATTCTATCAAGTAGAGTAGATTGACTATATTAAATTGTAAGTATAGCAATTCTAAATCATGTGTGAGAATCTCTCTCCTTCTCTTTTCTTTATGTACTACCCTGCGGGAAGGCTGCGCCAATGTGGTATGTATCTTGTCTGTTCATTAATTGAGATATATTTAATACATATAGCAAACTTCTATTACTTTTATTACTGTAATTAATCAAGAACGAGGTCTTTAAATTAACTCGATATCGGTTCATTCTGAAAAATCTCTCTGACTACACCAGTCACTACTTCACCTAGTTTTAGATGTTCATTTGCATCCAAATGAATTCCATCTATACTACTTGAATTGATATATTTTGCTGCATCTAAAAAAGCACATTTGGAGCTTTGAGCAACTGCTTCGTAAAGTCTACCAAACTCTTTTGACTTAGTTTCAGCTCCTCTGAATGTTTTACCATAATCTCCTAGTTCCCTTATTGATGGTGGTGCTATTAATAACACTGTTGGGGCAGTACCATTAGCTCCTGTTTTACTGCGTTGAACAATTTTCACTAAAACTCCAGCACTTTTAGCAATATTCAATGCAGAAGCTGCAAAACGATGTTTCAAATCGTTAGTACCTAGCATAATAATGACTAGATCAATTGGCTTATGCGAGCTTAAGCAAGGAATCAAATACTCTTTACTACTGGTGTAACGCTCAAACATATCTTTGCGGAGAGTGGTTCGTCCGCATAATCCTTCTTCAATCAAATGATATTCGTTACCTAATTGACATTGTAAAACCCCAGTCCATCTGATATGACGAGGAAAACGTTGCTGTGTAATAGGGTTCCATCCCCAAGTATTCGAGTCACCAAAACACAAAATAGTTTTCATCTAATTGGTTAAGATTTAGCACGTTTTTGCTATTAGTTCATTTTTAAGTATTGTGATGCCCATGAATTGAACACATATAAATTGCAACCTGCTAGACATAAGACATCAACATTAAATTCTATGATTCGTCTATTTTTATACAAAAAATACGTGTATGTTATTGCTCAAACATACAATCTTAGCAAATAAAGCCCTTGATTTCTCTTACTACTCACAGTCTTAAAAATCTGTCAAGTTAGGAGATCCTAATTGCTGTTTCCTCTGCTAAATGTTAGATATTGGCAAAAGTCAGCCAAAAACATACAAAGTTTCTCATTAAATATATCTAAAGGTGGTTGAGGAGTGACTATGAAAACAACTCATGCTCAGCGCGATCCTTCCCAATTGAGAGCAATTTCTTTAGTACCATTGCTAGCAGGTATGGCTATAGTTGGAAGTGGTTTCGCTGTCTGCAATGCCGAGACGGTTGATGCGAACACTACTGCTGTTGAACCTGTTGCACATAAAGCATCTGTAGACCAGTCTAAATCTAGCAATAGTTTAGTAGAGAGAATCCAAAGTCAACAAACACGAACGTTGGCTACCCTAAAATCAGGAAATGTACCTGCTCCTGGAACAACTGTGACTTCATCTGCTCCTCTAACAGAGTCACCAGTTGCATCTCAGACAACAGAAAGCACGTCTTTAGAAGATTCCAAGGTTGCTCAAATCCTTATTGATCCTGGTCAACCAACAATTGGCGGCTCTAGCTATATAGGTGTTGCTGGTAACATTGGTTTGAGTGATAATGGCAGCACTGCCCTAGGCGGTGGTAATTTTGCAATCATTAGCAAAATTGGTTTAACAAACACTCTATCAACACGTCCTTCTGTTGTGCTAGGGGACAATGCAGTTATTTTAGTTCCTGTTACTTACGACTTCTCGTTTCAGTCTGTAGATGCTTTTACAGATCCATTGCCGATCGCTCCTTACGTAGGCGGAGGTGTAGCAATTTCTACAGGTGAAGATAGCACTTTTGGAGCTGTGTTAACAGGTGGCATAGACGTTCCTATTACCTCTCAACTCACAGCAACAGCGGCGCTTAATGTGGCGTTTGTTGATAACACCGATCTTGGACTCTTAATTGGAGTTGGTTATAACTTCGGCGGATTGGGCTTTTAAGTAGAAAAGAGCAGAAGGGCAGAGGGTAGGCGGGTAGTAGAGTAGGTGGGTAGTTGGGTAAGAGAGAAAAATAGTAATTAGATCTCTTTCACACTCTCACTCTCCCACTCTCCTACTCATTTGCCTTTAACTTACTTCGGGTTAACTTTGTCTGTGACTGCTAATTTTCCATCGTCATTGACCGTCCAAACATCATAAACGCCGACGACATCACCATTTTGATCGACATCGACATTACCACTCGCACCTTGGTAGTTAATGTCTTGACCTTCACGGAGTAATCTTAACCCTTCACAAACGTCACTAACTTCGGTTCCAGGTGCATTTGCCACTTCACGAATTTTGCTTGCAATTCCTTCACCTGTGTTGGCTTGAGCTGATTGCGCTGCGAGAACGAGGAGTGCAGTAGCATCCCAAGCTTGAGGAACATACTCTCCAGGAGGTCCACCTTCTTTTGATTGCCATAGCTGCGTAAGCGCTTGTAAAGCTTGACCGTCAGCACCTGGCACTGTGCCGATCGCTCCCGATACAATATATTTGCCATCACTCGATTTACCTACTTTTGTGGGGAAGCCCGCCGACTTCACACCATCAGTCAGCATAACTTGTACTCCCTGACTAACGCCCTGCTGATAAGCTGATTTGAGGAGTAAACTACCCGTTTCTTCATAAAGTACTGCAACTACAGCATCAGGATCGCCATTAAAAGCTGCCGCAGCTTCAGTTTCAAAGGTTGTTGCTTTGGGATCGTAGCGCGTCGGGTTTGCTTCATTCACAACAGTTCCGCCGAGTTGCTTAAAAGCTTGAACAAATGCGCGT belongs to Gloeocapsopsis sp. IPPAS B-1203 and includes:
- a CDS encoding thioesterase family protein yields the protein MNQEKLLPFETSLSLVVRTYDIDFAGIVSNIVFIRWLEDLRCEILVNHLSIADQLQNGIAPLLIQTKIDYKKSITMTDKPMGTMWISKLKAFKWFVNAEIAIDGIVMATAEQTGCFIDLTTRRPVPVPAELQQKYLEYDQI
- a CDS encoding DUF2062 domain-containing protein — its product is MKKSRWHWIRQVRSFSWRILHVRGTPQYIARGLAAGVFAGLFPLFGLQTIVGVALATLLKGHKLMAAAGTWISNPLTYVPILLFNFQIGRWLLNFDLTFTTEAIADWQTFVEVGTEFIVALFTGCFVVGLLCAIACYFVSIPLIRYLRRYTINQQLRKKIRHEQLSFGAKRLSLKKTNQKHVDK
- a CDS encoding SGNH/GDSL hydrolase family protein, giving the protein MKTILCFGDSNTWGWNPITQQRFPRHIRWTGVLQCQLGNEYHLIEEGLCGRTTLRKDMFERYTSSKEYLIPCLSSHKPIDLVIIMLGTNDLKHRFAASALNIAKSAGVLVKIVQRSKTGANGTAPTVLLIAPPSIRELGDYGKTFRGAETKSKEFGRLYEAVAQSSKCAFLDAAKYINSSSIDGIHLDANEHLKLGEVVTGVVREIFQNEPISS
- a CDS encoding ABC transporter substrate-binding protein encodes the protein MKRIDAVRSLYRPQWQIKPGTLSITLTALGAGFLLAACENTPPANNPGANSASPAATTTTATSSNDGLKIGSLLPSTGDLAAIGQQMVDSVPLVVETVNACGGVNGKPVTLIAQDDQTDPRAGAAAMTKLAEVDRVAGVVGSFASSVSSAAVPIAVRNKVMLISPGSTSPVFTERAGKGEFQGYWARTAPPDTYQALALAQLANQRGFKRVATVVINNDYGVGFERAFVQAFKQLGGTVVNEANPTRYDPKATTFETEAAAAFNGDPDAVVAVLYEETGSLLLKSAYQQGVSQGVQVMLTDGVKSAGFPTKVGKSSDGKYIVSGAIGTVPGADGQALQALTQLWQSKEGGPPGEYVPQAWDATALLVLAAQSAQANTGEGIASKIREVANAPGTEVSDVCEGLRLLREGQDINYQGASGNVDVDQNGDVVGVYDVWTVNDDGKLAVTDKVNPK